A region of the Leishmania panamensis strain MHOM/PA/94/PSC-1 chromosome 10 sequence genome:
CAGGGTGTGCAGGAGGAGTTGCAGTCCGGCACGGCAGCTCTTGATGGGGCCGCCActcttctgttctctgcGCACTTGaccacctccagctccaCTGCACCTCGGGCTGCTTTAGAAGAggcgcccctccctcccccctccatcacTGGACTTACACATCTTCTTGTTTCTCATCTTTCGAAGGACTCTCTCTGatcgcttctgctgctgctgcggtgtgtgtgtatattCTTCTGCTCGTGCCgctactctctctctagtTACTGATGCCCATCTCCACAAAGCGCTCCCCGTAGGTCTTTGACCTGACGCgggccagcagcaccgtctgcaCGTCAAACAGCGCAATCACGTAGAGGAACATGttgaggaaggaggcggcaaaGAGAAGGGCGTTGCCTTTGCACTGCGCCACCGGCTGGCCAAGGCGGCCAATCGTCACGTTTTGGTTTTCATCATTCAGTATGGAGCCAATGCTGCCGATACCCGTGTAGTTGCCCGTGAAGTTCAGCGATCCAGCGACGCCGCAGTCGGCTACGACCGGCGCCGCCAGCCCCATCGAGTGAGACACCAAGAACACCGTTGTGAGCATAATGAATGTGAGGGCGTAGAGAAGACGGTACGCCTTGCGGGGGACAAAATGCAGAATAAGATACCCCATCGCGGAGGTAATAGCGAAGATAATGCCCAGGAAATGGGCAAAGCCTGACTTACTGAAGCTCTTTGCCTGGGTGGTCACCACGCCAGCGCCAATGACGTACAGCAGTGTAAGGAAACCCATCGCAATGGCGAGGATCAGAGAGAAGAACTTTCGCAAGAAGCTCAGTATGGTGTCGCAGACGGAAGCGTACCCCATTTTCACTGTGTTGGTGCTTCTAAAGGTGCAGCAACTACGCAAGGTAGGTGCCCCGTGGAGAGGagcgggaaagagaaaggggaaagtgTGTTGGACTGCCAAGAGATCGAGAGATCGAGAGAGAGCTGCGAGTGATGTGTaaatggggaggaggaaggagagcgcgctGTGAATCACTCAGTCCTCTGCCTGCTATGGAATGTGTATTATGCGCCGAGGGGCAAGAggacagaagaagagagaaagaagcaaTGAGGGAAGAGCGAGATGGAGCACAacggtgggggaggagaggggagggaaggtggGTGTATGTGAGGGTCTTGCATACACCAGATGAATGTAATGTGATTGATGTTAGATAacggtggagaggggggggggggaaaggcTTCGGTGGATCACAAGAGCGGACGGggttgaggaggaggtgggcggcgagtgagagaggagataagggagagggcaagagatcgagagagagagagctggtGTGGGCCTGAGCTGTTTACGCGCCGCGGGGTGTCGGGCGTTGTTGTCTCTTCCATACATGATTGCGCATGTTAgctacacacccacacacgtgcatgaggggggggcaccATGTTGCATCTCCTTGCCTATTCAACAAGAtggccctcttctctcccccgcctTTTCGTCTTAGTTATAGGGAGGATTTCTCTTCTTTACCACCGTTGCATGGCCTTCTCagagacgacggcggcgtcgcagCCCTTTAGCGTGGCAACTCCCTggtccaccaccaccatgcAGTTGTTCTTGAACTCCATTCCGCAGAGCGCACGCACCGCGTACCCGTCTGTGATGAGATCGTCGTACCCATCACGCCGCACCCGTTCCTTTGTGATACCGTTGGCGCAGACCCAATTCTCCACATCCAGGGCGTAGTACGGGTagcgcgccgctgcgtctgTTGCggccatgcagcagcagttgtgCGTAAAGTTGTCCCAACTACTGTACCCCGCCAGCTCATACCGCAGCGCACCATTGGATCGCCGCACACCGTTAATAAAGGCCCAGTCCAGCGTGTGCAGCATGCCGCACAGGGCGAGGACCAACGCTATCGTGGCGACAACGCCAAGCACCATGAAGAGAAAGCTCAGcacgcgccgcaccgcctcgtTGATCTCGTAGTCGATGTAGGATTGTACAGCCTTGAGCTGCTCTCGATGTTCCCAGTACGACTCCTTCAGTCGCTCTCGCAGTAGGTAGAGGgagcggagctgctgaaTGAGTGGGTCTGTCGGGATTGCGGAGTTCGAgtgcggctgtgaggcggggTTGAGCCGCTTagtcaccaccgccggctcCGCTTTGTTCAACCAGTCGCCATTGGGCGTGTGCAGGGTGGTTGGATACTGCCTATACGGCCACGCCGCGCCCTCacctgaggaggaggagttcGCCCCAAAGACGGAGAacggcgaagaggagcggcggctGTTGCCGGGGACGATTTCGGGGACGGCAGCCTGCGGTGCTCGCGTCGCGCTGCCGGGTACGGAGGCCTCCGAGAGGGTGCCAGACTTGCTCGTCTGACAATACACGTTGCCTGTCATGAGTGAGAGGAGCATGGAGGGCTGCCGGCGCATCGAAGACAGcgaggggggtggcggtggcttgTGGTGAGCGCCACTTCTCCGCGAAACCTGGTCGTCACTGTTAAAAGACCGCTTCTGATGCCCGGCCTTGTCGCCACCACGCGGCCGTGCAGACTTGCTCGACGTCGAACCCCAGTTGCTCGGCAGCAGTCGCATCAGCCAGCCCTTTCTCGCCCATTTCgatcgccgctgctgttggctCTCCGTGTCCCACGCGTCCGGTCTAactcgcgcagccgcgtccGTCGAGGGGGAGCTGCCATTACCTCTGgtatcgctgctggcgctgctatCAGTAGTGCCACTCgttcttcgcttctctgtcgCAACGTGCTTTTCATCGTCCTTGGCGGTTTCGTAGAGCAGCTCCGTCAGCACTGGTCCCCACTTCTCCAGCCAGTGTAGTGTGCCTGCAAGTCTAGCGTTCTGTCCGCAGCCCGCCTCGCTGGAGAGGAGTGAGTCATCCAGGTCCACTGACACGCCGTTGCGGCAGCCGTCGTAGTGCACATCCTCGACGTTGagctcgccgctgcttcctTTGTATCCGCTGCGCTTCTTGCCGGGATCTGGTTCGCGCATCTCCGTGTCCAGCGACACAGGCACCGTCCCCTGGCTGCGCTCTTGTTGAAGAagaacggcggcggcctgGCGCTCACGGGCGGCCGCGCGGACCGGGTGCACTGGCAACGAGAAGTTTAAGTTCATCACCGCAGAAAGGGATGCGCAGGTCATGGACCTGAGAGGCGAGTTAGACTCGGCGGTCACGCCCCGCTTGCGGTaccgcaccgcagctgcgccggcgcctctgtctgtgccaagcgaggcgctgcggttgCTTATTGTGCCACCGGATTTTTTCGGCATGTCCGcgtcctgctgctcttccacGAGCTGGGCGTAGTACTGATTCTGGAGCGACGCCAtcgtccgctgctgcggctgccgctgggcTGTGGTTGGCAAGGCGGTGGGGGTTACTGGCGGTAGGGAGACGTTGCAGAACAAACTCCACGGCGGCATGCTCCCTGGCACGTCGACGACGCCGAACATTGCATCCGTCGGGTTTCCCCAGAACGCTTTGCGGAAGCGTTtgtgccggtgccgctgcagctcttgcGCCGTGCACAGGCGCTCGAGCCCGCTTTGTGTGACATCGCGGGCGCAGGCCTGCCGCCGAGCGTAAACCTCGGCGAAGCTAAGTAcctcacccacacccccatttccgccgctgctacgaTCAGTTGCGCGTGGGCCACGCACGAGACTGCATGAGAGGCAGCGCATCATCTTCCTTATCACTTGCTGCAGGCGACTCGGCACTACCCTGCAACCGGAGGAACgcgcgctgtcgtcgtcgtgatTTGCCGTGCCACCTGAAGGGCGATCATCGAGGTGCCTCGGTAACGACGGGGATACGGTTGGCACC
Encoded here:
- a CDS encoding hypothetical protein (TriTrypDB/GeneDB-style sysID: LpmP.10.0840) — encoded protein: MGYASVCDTILSFLRKFFSLILAIAMGFLTLLYVIGAGVVTTQAKSFSKSGFAHFLGIIFAITSAMGYLILHFVPRKAYRLLYALTFIMLTTVFLVSHSMGLAAPVVADCGVAGSLNFTGNYTGIGSIGSILNDENQNVTIGRLGQPVAQCKGNALLFAASFLNMFLYVIALFDVQTVLLARVRSKTYGERFVEMGISN